A DNA window from Daucus carota subsp. sativus chromosome 3, DH1 v3.0, whole genome shotgun sequence contains the following coding sequences:
- the LOC108197365 gene encoding uncharacterized protein LOC108197365 isoform X1 — translation MNITFASSIETRQNAKKMKLTWKNKNKKRPLSFTNLPFEQEDEDDYHHLDNSSSSSKLSDTSCSHDEASAANLADSFREQGNNLAENGKYHEALGKWETALTLVPDRAELHEQKAQVLLEIGEAWNALKAATRATILEPSWAEGWITLGRAQLNFGEPDNAIESFDKALAIKPDSADARDDKQTALHLVKKRRQLQSSGLRATENRYMVGEKTEYTRHDTEEFIPFISNQQKQQSE, via the exons ATGAATATTACATTTGCATCGAGTATTGAAACCAGACAGAATGCGAAGAAGATGAAATTGACATGGAAGAATAAAAACAAGAAGCGTCCTCTCTCATTCACAAATCTCCCTTTCGAacaagaagatgaagatgattaTCATCATCTCGATAACAGCAGCAGCTCTTCTAAACTTTCCGACACATCTTGTTCGCATGATGAAGCCTCGGCCGCCAACCTCGCCGACTCGTTTCGAGAGCAAGGTAACAACCTTGCCGAG AATGGGAAATACCATGAAGCACTTGGAAAGTGGGAAACTGCTCTTACTTTAGTGCCTGACAGAGCGGAATTGCATGAACAAAAGGCTCAAGTTCTTCTTGAAATTGGGGAAGCATGGAATGCATTGAAAGCAGCAACTC GAGCTACTATATTGGAGCCTTCATGGGCTGAG GGATGGATTACCCTGGGAAGAGCACAGCTAAACTTTGGAGAACCTGACAACGCTATTGAGAGTTTTGATAAAGCATTGGCCATCAAG CCCGATTCTGCAGACGCACGAGATGACAAGCAAACTGCATTACATCTTGTGAAGAAAAGAAGGCAACTTCAGTCATCAGGCTTACGTGCCACGGAAAATCGATATATGGTTGGGGAGAAGACCGAGTACACTAGACATGATACGGAAGAATTTATTCCTTTTATCTCTAATCAGCAGAAGCAGCAGTCGGAGTAA
- the LOC108197365 gene encoding uncharacterized protein LOC108197365 isoform X2, whose protein sequence is MKMIIIISITAAALLNFPTHLVRMMKPRPPTSPTRFESKNGKYHEALGKWETALTLVPDRAELHEQKAQVLLEIGEAWNALKAATRATILEPSWAEGWITLGRAQLNFGEPDNAIESFDKALAIKPDSADARDDKQTALHLVKKRRQLQSSGLRATENRYMVGEKTEYTRHDTEEFIPFISNQQKQQSE, encoded by the exons atgaagatgattaTCATCATCTCGATAACAGCAGCAGCTCTTCTAAACTTTCCGACACATCTTGTTCGCATGATGAAGCCTCGGCCGCCAACCTCGCCGACTCGTTTCGAGAGCAAG AATGGGAAATACCATGAAGCACTTGGAAAGTGGGAAACTGCTCTTACTTTAGTGCCTGACAGAGCGGAATTGCATGAACAAAAGGCTCAAGTTCTTCTTGAAATTGGGGAAGCATGGAATGCATTGAAAGCAGCAACTC GAGCTACTATATTGGAGCCTTCATGGGCTGAG GGATGGATTACCCTGGGAAGAGCACAGCTAAACTTTGGAGAACCTGACAACGCTATTGAGAGTTTTGATAAAGCATTGGCCATCAAG CCCGATTCTGCAGACGCACGAGATGACAAGCAAACTGCATTACATCTTGTGAAGAAAAGAAGGCAACTTCAGTCATCAGGCTTACGTGCCACGGAAAATCGATATATGGTTGGGGAGAAGACCGAGTACACTAGACATGATACGGAAGAATTTATTCCTTTTATCTCTAATCAGCAGAAGCAGCAGTCGGAGTAA